From a single Halarsenatibacter silvermanii genomic region:
- the prfB gene encoding peptide chain release factor 2 (programmed frameshift), producing MNEKYEEVKHKFDDLRIYFDRAQLEAKKEELEEEMNQPGFWDNNDKASDKAKKLDTIKSRINLIEELEENLEESQVLLELLEEGEDSVRGELEEKLAHFDELLSEVRLKLHFNGEYDNHNAIFSIHPGAGGTESQDWAEMLLRMYERWFEKMGFSTQTFDLLKGDEAGIKRVTILVEGEYAYGYLKGESGVHRLVRISPFDSSGRRHTSFASVDVLPEMDDEPEIDIDEGDLNIETYRASGAGGQHVNRTESAVRITHEPTGIVVQCQNERSQHKNKAMAMKILKTRLMELKRQQQADKIDELRGEHKKIAWGSQIRSYVFHPYNKIKDHRTDLEIGDVEKVMDGELNELIEAYLHHDNKRKNDDE from the exons GTGAATGAAAAGTACGAAGAGGTCAAACATAAATTTGACGATTTGAGG ATTTATTTTGACCGGGCTCAATTAGAAGCTAAAAAAGAGGAATTGGAAGAGGAGATGAATCAGCCTGGCTTCTGGGATAATAACGATAAGGCCAGCGATAAAGCCAAAAAACTGGACACCATTAAATCGCGCATCAATTTGATCGAAGAGCTGGAAGAAAATCTCGAGGAGAGCCAGGTTCTGCTGGAGCTGCTTGAAGAGGGCGAGGACTCTGTCAGAGGCGAACTCGAGGAAAAGCTGGCACATTTTGATGAATTGTTGAGCGAGGTCAGGCTTAAGCTCCATTTTAACGGTGAATACGATAATCACAATGCGATATTCTCCATTCATCCGGGAGCAGGGGGCACAGAATCCCAGGATTGGGCTGAAATGCTCCTGCGCATGTACGAGCGCTGGTTTGAAAAGATGGGATTTTCCACCCAGACTTTCGATCTTCTCAAAGGGGATGAGGCTGGCATCAAAAGAGTTACCATTCTGGTTGAAGGCGAATATGCTTACGGGTATCTGAAAGGAGAGAGTGGTGTTCATCGTCTGGTTCGTATATCTCCTTTCGACTCCTCCGGAAGAAGACATACCTCCTTCGCCTCGGTGGATGTGCTGCCGGAGATGGATGATGAGCCCGAGATTGATATAGATGAAGGCGATCTGAATATAGAGACCTATCGGGCCAGTGGAGCCGGCGGCCAGCATGTCAACAGGACCGAATCGGCCGTCAGAATCACCCATGAGCCGACAGGAATTGTGGTTCAATGTCAGAATGAGCGCTCTCAGCACAAGAATAAAGCGATGGCCATGAAAATACTGAAGACGAGACTGATGGAATTAAAACGCCAGCAGCAGGCCGACAAGATAGACGAACTCCGCGGCGAACACAAGAAAATAGCCTGGGGCAGTCAGATTCGGTCCTATGTATTTCATCCCTATAACAAGATAAAAGACCACCGAACCGATCTGGAGATAGGTGATGTGGAAAAAGTTATGGATGGGGAGCTGAATGAATTAATTGAGGCCTATTTGCATCATGACAACAAGAGGAAGAATGATGATGAATAG